Proteins encoded together in one Amblyomma americanum isolate KBUSLIRL-KWMA chromosome 1, ASM5285725v1, whole genome shotgun sequence window:
- the LOC144123429 gene encoding uncharacterized protein LOC144123429, which produces MNGDVTKKRRKRYFYKDEPFVVPKTTLYRRQQEVRLRAQHCASSTSAASAANDGDVNGGGVVGDLLNLPSGEQPAAEQAAQPASPTLSAHDEQAGGSSYADDEDLFQTDDFDRLGETPEDSSSMSRETENDDGEREFLASDFVELEAAILPGSTTTKAAAIIMIMAFVVTHGLTWEALNDLLRLIDGLFGFKGDVLPRSKFVFQKLWSSRKERLVKRFFYCDTCGSVLVSVPGMSSMRCPDCEVSTELCVLKARGHFFIILDMKEQMKCLLAKSKAALFERLVNLKAVIQQGGAALLQDITSGSMAEELRKSGKIGWMDLTIPINTDGSPVFKSSSSSVWTIQFLINELPPCDRLKNCLIGGLWFGQHPYMRTFLTKFVEEISQFGKVTWKAGHTVLSSGLYVLCCCVDAPARASVINMVQFNGLFGCPWCYNCAEFHEGVQRYMSVTVGEERTPGEMSKDIEFAEKIKDAVNGLKGQSPLNHLKHFNIVFGHTVEYRHCVLIGVTKCLTDQWFDSANSQQPFYIAASAIFSASLCEFVCSR; this is translated from the exons ATGAATGGGGATGTGACCAAGAAACGACGGAAGCGTTATTTCTACAAAGACGAACCGTTTGTTGTCCCGAAGACCACACTTTACAGAAGGCAGCAAGAAGTGCGGCTTCGCGCTCAGCATTGTGCCTCATCGACGTCAGCTGCCTCAGCTGCCAACGACGGAGATGTCAACGGCGGAGGCGTTGTGGGCGATTTGCTGAACCTTCCAAGTGGCGAGCAACCAGCAGCAGAACAAGCGGCGCAGCCAGCCTCGCCTACTTTGAGTGCCCACGATGAGCAGGCAGGCGGCAGCTCGTATGCCGATGACGAAGATTTGTTCCAAACAGACGACTTTGACCGGCTTGGCGAAACACCCGAAGACAGCAGTTCTATGTCGAGAGAAACCGAAAACGACGACGGCGAACGCGAGTTTCTGGCATCGGACTTTGTCGAGCTTGAGGCAGCAATACTTCCGGGCTCCACAACGACAAAGGCAGCCGCGATAATAATGATAATGGCGTTTGTCGTCACTCATGGCCTCACTTGGGAGGCCCTGAATGATCTTCTGCGCCTCATAGATGGTCTGTTTGGCTTTAAAGGTGATGTACTTCCTCGGTCAAAGTTTGTGTTCCAAAAGCTTTGGTCGTCGCGCAAGGAAAGGCTGGTGAAGCGGTTTTTTTATTGTGACACCTGTGGCAGTGTGCTTGTGTCAGTGCCCGGAATGTCATCAATGAGGTGCCCGGACTGCGAGGTTAGCACGGAACTTTGTGTTCTAAAAGCTAGGGGACATTTTttc atcattttAGATATGAAAGAACAGATGAAATGTTTGCTTGCAAAATCAAAGGCTGCATTGTTTGAAAGACTTGTGAACTTAAAGGCAGTCATTCAGCAAGGAGGAGCAGCACTGTTGCAGGACATCACAAGTGGATCTATGGCCGAGGAGTTGAGGAAGAGCGGCAAAATTGGCTGGATGGATCTTACCATCCCTATCAATACAGATGGAAGCCCCGTATtcaagtcatcgtcatcatctgtgTGGACAATCCAGTTTTTGATTAACGAGCTGCCACCTTGCGACAGGCTAAAGAACTGCTTGATAGGTGGGCTGTGGTTCGGCCAGCACCCGTACATGAGAACCTTCTTAACCAAATTTGTTGAAGAGATCAGTCAGTTTGGCAAGGTCACTTGGAAGGCAGGTCATACAGTGCTGTCATCAGGGCTTTACGTACTGTGCTGCTGCGTAGATGCGCCGGCCCGAGCATCTGTGATCAACATGGTCCAGTTTAATGGTCTCTTCGGCTGCCCTTGGTGCTACAATTGTGCCGAGTTTCACGAAG GGGTCCAAAGGTACATGAGTGTTACAGTCGGTGAGGAGCGGACCCCAGGGGAGATGTCGAAAGACATAGAGTTTGCGGAGAAGATCAAAGATGCTGTGAATGGGCTTAAAGGGCAGTCACCACTGAATCACCTGAAACACTTTAACATTGTGTTTGGCCACACAGTGGAGTATAGGCATTGTGTGCTCATTGGGGTCACAAAATGCCTTACTGACCAGTGGTTTGATTCAGCAAACTCTCAGCAACCGTTCTACATTG CAGCCAGTGCCATCTTCTCAGCCAGTTTGTGTGAATTTGTTTGCAGCAGGTGA